In Deinococcus planocerae, a single genomic region encodes these proteins:
- a CDS encoding serine/threonine-protein kinase: MEIGATVVGRYVLRALVGEGGSAKVYRALDTHLDREVAVKVLHPHTSDAERARFLREVRTLARLTHPGVVPVLDLGETREESGAERVFFTMPLLAGGPITALGPLEDAPGPLAHFLTAAAFASRALAHIHGHGIVHRDLTPGNVLLDDARLPRIMDFGLVALSDHTRHLTRSGVTLGTPAYMAPEQARGVGVGPRSDLYALGAVLYRVACGSPPFVGDSDQSVLYQHVYEPPPDPRELNPAVPDAVARVLLALLAKGPEDRPGSGEAVTHLWDLARRDVWTRHARGQYRGGRARTGEHPDGPARVEGLREAWSVALPGEVTWPAAVVGEGDLVAVGTRGGQLVLTHASGRPYATYAARDEVTAPATFIGGAVLYGGWDGTLRRVRLGDGAEGWLHQARAEFTGAPTLWGERVLATSRDGHLHALHAASGELAWAYRAAGPVAASPVVWAGAALLCDENGWLHALDAREGTPLWKVEVGTVHATPALAPTGPGEATLIVPTWPGEVHALSLSAASGRAALAQPEPTLWTYDVEDEIWAAPAVTGNLAVVAGWGGTVRALRLSDGEDVWAFALGGRVTASPVVSAGLVFLASEEGELVALDVRSGKVRWRRQEREGVQATPLAAGGTLYVAFMNGTLRAYRGGPEEHGTGT, encoded by the coding sequence ATGGAGATCGGGGCGACCGTGGTGGGGCGCTACGTGCTGCGCGCCCTGGTGGGGGAAGGCGGCAGCGCGAAGGTGTACCGCGCCCTGGACACCCACCTCGACCGCGAGGTGGCCGTCAAGGTGCTCCACCCCCACACCTCCGACGCCGAACGCGCCCGCTTCCTGCGGGAGGTGCGGACCCTCGCGCGGCTGACCCACCCCGGGGTGGTGCCTGTCCTCGACCTGGGCGAGACGCGGGAGGAGAGCGGGGCGGAGCGGGTCTTTTTCACCATGCCGCTCCTGGCAGGCGGGCCGATCACCGCGCTGGGGCCGCTGGAGGACGCGCCCGGACCGCTGGCCCACTTTCTGACTGCCGCCGCCTTCGCCTCGCGGGCGCTGGCCCACATCCACGGCCACGGGATCGTCCACCGCGACCTGACGCCCGGCAACGTCCTGCTCGACGACGCCCGGCTGCCGCGCATCATGGACTTCGGGCTGGTGGCCCTCTCGGACCACACCCGGCACCTCACCCGCTCGGGGGTCACGTTGGGCACGCCCGCCTACATGGCCCCCGAGCAGGCGCGCGGGGTGGGGGTGGGGCCGCGCAGCGACCTGTACGCGCTCGGCGCCGTGCTGTACCGGGTGGCCTGCGGGAGCCCGCCCTTCGTGGGTGACAGCGACCAGAGCGTCCTCTACCAGCACGTGTACGAGCCGCCGCCCGATCCCCGGGAGCTGAACCCCGCCGTGCCCGACGCCGTCGCCCGCGTGCTGCTGGCCCTCCTCGCCAAGGGGCCGGAGGACCGCCCCGGAAGCGGCGAGGCGGTCACGCACCTGTGGGACCTCGCCCGGCGGGACGTGTGGACGCGGCACGCCCGGGGGCAGTACCGGGGAGGCCGCGCCCGCACCGGCGAGCACCCCGACGGCCCGGCCCGGGTGGAGGGATTGCGCGAGGCCTGGAGCGTGGCCCTTCCCGGCGAGGTGACCTGGCCCGCCGCCGTGGTGGGGGAGGGGGACCTCGTGGCGGTGGGGACGCGGGGGGGGCAGCTCGTCCTGACCCACGCCTCCGGGCGGCCCTACGCGACCTACGCGGCGCGCGACGAGGTGACGGCCCCGGCGACCTTCATCGGCGGGGCGGTGCTGTATGGGGGCTGGGACGGCACCCTGCGGCGGGTGCGGCTCGGGGACGGGGCGGAGGGCTGGCTCCACCAGGCGCGGGCCGAGTTCACGGGGGCGCCGACCCTTTGGGGCGAGCGGGTGCTCGCCACCAGCCGCGACGGGCACCTCCACGCCCTGCACGCGGCGAGCGGCGAACTCGCCTGGGCCTACCGGGCGGCGGGGCCGGTGGCGGCGAGCCCCGTCGTGTGGGCGGGGGCGGCGCTGCTGTGCGACGAGAACGGCTGGCTGCACGCCCTCGACGCGCGGGAGGGCACGCCGCTGTGGAAGGTGGAGGTCGGCACGGTCCACGCCACGCCCGCCCTCGCGCCGACCGGGCCGGGGGAGGCGACCCTGATCGTCCCCACCTGGCCCGGCGAGGTGCACGCCCTGAGCCTGAGCGCGGCGTCGGGGCGCGCGGCGCTCGCCCAGCCCGAGCCCACCCTCTGGACCTACGACGTGGAGGACGAGATCTGGGCCGCCCCGGCGGTGACCGGGAACCTCGCCGTCGTGGCCGGGTGGGGGGGCACGGTGCGGGCCCTGAGGCTGTCCGACGGTGAGGACGTGTGGGCGTTCGCGCTGGGGGGCCGCGTGACCGCCAGCCCCGTGGTGAGTGCCGGGCTCGTCTTCCTGGCCTCCGAGGAGGGCGAACTCGTCGCGCTCGACGTGCGGAGCGGAAAGGTGCGCTGGCGCCGCCAGGAGCGCGAGGGGGTGCAGGCCACGCCGCTCGCCGCCGGGGGGACGCTGTACGTGGCCTTCATGAACGGGACCCTGCGGGCCTACCGGGGGGGGCCGGAGGAGCACGGCACCGGAACCTGA
- the tatA gene encoding twin-arginine translocase TatA/TatE family subunit has protein sequence MPNIGPGELLVILLIALLVFGPKKLPDLGKSLGAGIREFRRGTQGLKEELEGSFRETPPAPQPAPVQTVVASAAPQPVQAVTPQAVTPQAVKPTPDDPQRG, from the coding sequence ATGCCCAACATCGGACCCGGTGAACTCCTCGTCATTCTCCTGATCGCGCTGCTCGTCTTCGGCCCGAAGAAACTGCCCGACCTCGGCAAGAGCCTCGGCGCGGGCATCCGCGAGTTCCGCCGGGGCACCCAGGGCCTCAAGGAGGAGCTTGAGGGCAGCTTCCGCGAGACGCCCCCCGCCCCTCAGCCCGCCCCCGTGCAGACGGTGGTCGCCAGCGCCGCGCCCCAGCCCGTGCAGGCTGTCACCCCCCAGGCCGTGACGCCCCAGGCGGTGAAGCCCACCCCCGACGACCCCCAGCGGGGCTGA